A stretch of the Salmo salar chromosome ssa20, Ssal_v3.1, whole genome shotgun sequence genome encodes the following:
- the LOC106581387 gene encoding olfactory receptor 52D1-like, translating into MGNRTIDVLNAVFIMGKIDLSSEGKYLTVLIGSLVYLFTLFGNLSLLAVIAFNRNLHGPMYLFLFNLSINDLIGISAMIPRVMSYVLSEDMHITYPACLIQAFCIHMYGGATLLILSIMSFDRYIAICHPLRYHSIMNKNTVVSLIASAWLIDFLLVGILFGLTLRFPVCKTVIVNIYCDNVSLLRLTCATDTTVNNIYGLFITGVLHGGGAFSVVFSYSFILFTCFKSSDSDAKLKALHTCATHLLVFLIYEFSGIIVVLVYRIPNTPLLLQTFAGMIFVIFPPGLNPVIYGIKTKKIRVKLLQLFSMAKSSVRVVKVNSVT; encoded by the coding sequence ATGGGGAACCGAACCATAGATGTACTCAACGCTGTTTTCATAATGGGCAAAATTGACTTGTCCTCTGAAGGGAAATATTTGACTGTCCTAATAGGCTCTCTCGTCTACTTATTTACACTGTTTGGTAATCTGTCTTTGCTTGCGGTTATAGCTTTCAACAGAAATCTACACGGGCCTATGTATCTGTTCCTTTTTAACTTATCCATCAATGACTTGATCGGTATCAGTGCCATGATTCCAAGGGTCATGTCATATGTATTGTCTGAAGATATGCACATCACTTACCCAGCATGCTTGATTCAGGCTTTCTGTATTCATATGTATGGCGGAGCGACACTTCTCATATTGTCTATCATGTCGTTTGATCGCTACATAGCTATCTGTCATCCACTAAGGTACCACTCCATCATGAATAAGAACACTGTTGTAAGTCTCATCGCCTCTGCTTGGCTGATTGACTTTCTACTGGTTGGGATCCTGTTCGGGCTCACGTTGCGTTTCCCTGTTTGTAAAACAGTTATTGTGAACATCTATTGTGACAATGTGTCCCTGTTAAGACTGACCTGTGCAACAGACACCACAGTGAACAACATCTATGGCTTATTTATCACAGGTGTACTCCATGGGGGAGGGGCTTTTTCTGTGGTGTTCTCCTACTCATTCATTCTATTCACATGCTTTAAAAGTAGTGACTCTGATGCCAAGCTAAAGGCCTTGCATACATGTGCCACACACCTGCTTGTCTTTCTAATCTATGAGTTCTCAGGTATCATTGTTGTCCTTGTGTATCGAATACCGAACACTCCTCTCCTACTTCAGACATTTGCAGGAATGATATTTGTCATATTTCCTCCAGGTCTGAACCCAGTAATATATGGTATCAAAACTAAAAAGATTAGAGTGAAATTACTTCAGCTTTTCTCCATGGCCAAAAGTTCAGTTAGAGTAGTAAAAGTCAATAGTGTAACTTAA